Sequence from the Xiphophorus couchianus chromosome 23, X_couchianus-1.0, whole genome shotgun sequence genome:
caaacttacaaTATTCTAGGTCTGTTTCCAATGGCCTTGTTCAACTTTTAAAGCATCACCCTACATCTAGCCTTCACTACTGCCAGCTGTCAGTTGAAACTCACCGGAAACAGTAGGTGATACAGGCTGTGATGGAAATGATGAAAATGAGCGCCACCATGCAACCTCCAATGACCAGAtttctctccttctccttctcagCCTGTTGGAGCTCCAGCCATTCCAGGTCACTGAACTGACATCTTTCCCCTAAGTAGCCTCGGATACAGCTGCACAATGAAGACAGAcaaataaggatttttttttccaattcaagAAAATTCAATGTGAGATTCAAGCAAGAGGAAAAGGTTTAAACTAAAGTTAATCTTTAGATGAAATactcagaaacattttacaagaGACATGTAGCTGCTTCACAAACAATATGTGAGCAAACAAGGAAGTTCTTCATATGCAAGGaaagaataaacaaatgtaGCCTTCTGATAGACACACCTCAAACAATCACAGATGTAAATttgaagaggggaaaaaatattctatattaaattaaatatttttatttgaatctaTGAAAtctataaatgaatgaataacattcattttttccacttatgacaggctaaataacccaaattattgccgTAAAATCTTTATGCAACTTTGCAACGTTATTCCTTAACTTCaacatatatattaaaaaaatgccaCTTTTCCTATTTGAAGCTACACTTTTAAATCTCCATATGAATCTCCCAAGCCCGCCTATAATATCCAGCATGTCATAGGGGATTTCATGCtgttaaaaaactttttgtggGAACATTCATATCGCTGTGATGTTTTTAACTCTGGTGCTCAGTGTTCAGGATGCTGGTGAAGCCCAGGAATGAGTCAGTATTTCTGCCCTCCTGTCTGTCGAGTGATGCTCTGTCACCCAGGGATGACttttaagatttattatttattatgattaattatgtttaaaatgtgtcagATTCTCTTTGCTAATAAGGACAGATACAACTCTTGTCTAGCTTTAACAATCAGGTGTTAAAGTTCTTGATGGTGGAACAACAGTGACACCTGGTGCTTGTTGTTTGAAACAGCAGCTCATGTCACAATTACCATCCTCAACCAAATATTCTCTGCCTAATAGTTTAACATGCAGCAAGTTCTATGGCGCACAACATGGAGTTTTCAGTAAATTCAGAGTTTAAGCCTGTGGATTAAATGGAGAGATCTGACATGAAGAGATGTATTTACTTGCAGGCATAGATCTTTAGCTCAGGAAAGTAGACACAGACTCCGTGGTACAGACAGTAGGCATCATGGCTGGGGGGGCACTTCTCTGCTGCGTTGCTGTTGTGGTGCTGGGTGGTCACATCCATGGGGGTTTGAGATGTTACCTTCGGAGAAGTGCTCTCCAGTGCTAAAGGAtgttattttagtcattttagttaGCTCAGTGTGTACAAGTGCATAACTTTCTccaactgaacagaaacaaaactgaagctgTTATCTTTGGACCTGAAGAGGAACGAGTCAGCAGaaagcttcagttattacagctagaagCTGGTGTAGTGagggactctgacctgaaccttcagagccacattaAGACAgctacaaagttggccttctgtCACCAGAGGAACAGAGGACTAAcatctcagcaagatctagagaaactcatccatgcgtttatctttagtcgcattgattactgcaacagtgtcttcacaggtctgccaaaaaaattcagtccttcagctgctgctgatccagaacgctgctgccgTACTGACCCATCAGttcactggctccctgtagctcagagaatagactttaaaatactgctagTTTATGAAtcactaacaacagtatttgtTAGTGATTTAACAAATACTGTTTGTTAAATCAGCAGCATcttccagaccactcaggtcttctgcttCTGCTCTGCTATTCAtctccagaaccaaaaccaaacatggaaaagcagctttcagcttctgtgcaccagaaatatgaaacaaacttccggaaaactgcaaaactgttgtaacactgagttcctttaaatcaaggctgtAAACCAActtgtttattgttgcttttgattaataattacTAGAATGTAATTCATTTTAATCTATATTATAACTCTTCATTACTTTTCTTCATTGTTCCcctgtaatgttttttgtttgtttgtttccaaatCTGTCAAAGCAATCTGTTTCCGAAGTGGAGCACACTATGTGTCTCATCTGATAGCAGCTTGATCACTTGTTGCCAGTTTTATCAGACAGTTTCAGGTCGAGCTGGTACAACCCGAGGTAGATCAAATGTAAACGCATAAATAACTGCTAGTTTTGTCAGATTTCTATTTAGAATTGTAATTTCAGCATAAAGGGAAACCTTACCCAGACATGTCTGTCCATCACCTGTAAAGCCTTCCTGACACAAACAGAGAGGGTTCCCAGCCTCCAGCACACACCTGGCACTCACAGCACAGTGGAGCGAGTAACAGTCATTCTGGTCTGACAGAGGAACACAGAGTGACAAAATGATGCTGAAAAGGTTACTGGAGTAtaagaataaaagaaatggTGCTAAAGGGGCACCATTACCTGCAATCATCTTTTCTGTGAACAGAGCTGGTTCAGTCCCTCCATCTGAGATGAAACCAGCCTTCCTATTATCACCCACCAGTGGGATGATGCTCTCCtcatgtaatgttttgtttctcagagATGTTAAGTTGGAGGTTTCATCGCCAGATTCTGTATaataatgagaaacaaacatttagtttaaactAGATGGTCACAAATGTATCTGAGTATAAATGCAACTACTTTACCTGCAGTAACATTTGAAGAACTGACAGACAAACAGCTTTTTCCATCAGCTGACAGGGTGAAGTGAGGCAAACAGGAGCAATGTGAAAGTCCTTGGTTGCTTTCACACTTCTGAGCACAACCTCCATTCAGGTGAAGACAAGCATTTGCTCCTGAGGAGaagttttaaacacattaacTTTGTTTTCATGGTTCACTAAGACACAGAATCTGATTTTCATGTGGCGTTCAATAcccaaaatttacatttcaggTGCTCTAGTGGCCTAAGGACATATTAACTGACATGAGACTGTATTtactattgtttattttgtctacCTGGCTTAGCGAGGGGATGCACCACCACCACTGATGCTGGCTGAACCAAGTTGCCACGGATACGCTGCAGCTTCTGCCCTGTGCGCTTGTGGACGCTCCTTATCTGTTGGTGCTCCCACTCAGATATCCACAGCCTGTCCTCAAATACTGCGAGGTCAAAGGGACGTCCTAGGACAAACAGAAGACAAGAGCATAAAGAGTTCCAGGTTAACTGCACAAGGAATGAAAATGGTAAATAAGCATTTTTTACACCTTTTACTATGTAATAATGGAAAGACAAATCTATAGCTGAAtacttttaatttgatcaaGCTCAAGGTTGTACATAAAGGGCCCTCTAGGCTCAGATCTGCTTCTCCTGGTATGTGCAAGGAGAAGCAGATGAAGATTGAACAAAACTGGTTTGTGAACTCAACAAACAATTTCTTAcaactaaaacattaaataaaaaagactcaGCTTAAGTGGAAACCCTCACAGACACAAAATTGACACCAGTCTCAGGTCGCTATTTTGAAAAAGCAAGGCATGGAAATAATGTTCAACTTTGACCTAAATTTTGACAAACCATAttataaagtaacatttttatcatggaccattcaagaaaaaaataaataataataaaaaataaatatcttctGACAAAATAATTCTGATACTCTCCTCTAGGTGGAGGCAGTGGCCCAATGTTCACCCTCTGCTCTCAGTGCCTTCAGCTGCCACACCTGTTGCTCATCAGGTTTATTAGCTCACTGTTACAGTCACCCTGGGAGCCTTCAGTCTGTAGGCTGCACACTGCAGTCTGAAGAGGCCCAAACCGATTTCCCCCCCTTAATGTGACCTGGCTGTCTCTGATCTTTTCaggacagtctgaacaacacagatcggattttttttccaaatgcgACCAACTTGGATATGTGGTCCTAAATCCGAAAcatatctgatcttttcaaacGGGACATCAATCTGTATGGCCAAGTCTTGCTCATCCGACTTTGACGTCATTGttactcgacaaacgtcactattctgcgtcctgatacgcgcaagcgggaagaaaaacaacctccATGGCGGACTGTAATGAAGATGAAGTTGTTAATGTGCTGACTTCTATcggacaacaactttaaaatggTAAGATTCGCTCCATCATTATCATCCAGATGACTTTTGCAAAGACTGAGCACTTCTtattttttatggcggttggcagaAAAGGCtgtggactaaactgttactcgtgttagccgcTCTAGctccaagtacagctagtcaatcaaccaccgctgtgttcagggaaccgctgattaataatcgataaataaatatcaagcctggaaacttgttatgtttttaacttaatctttgctcgtcttgcggggcgcaggcggttgccacggtaacggttgtgcttaaactacaaagagagagagagtaaaaaggtaggagcggttttgagttgatcacctgttcgggttattttacctttgtttccctttgctgtggctcattacagccgctgtagtttctaaatgttggactaattacctcgttcgtttgtgagtttacgtcattcacaacaaacatcaaatagaacaaatatatttcataaaattttaacaaacaaatggcttctaccgtggtaattatgtgaaattaaattaattatatctcAACTTCAGAaaatttgcctttacctttacagagctctttggttcctcctatcagtctgtagcttctcatattgaggtcaaagttcagatctaccataactgactgacacctgctggcctcaggtttgcaaccagcttgtgactgagaaaccagtaacctcctcccagatgatgacatgaacttgttagttcctctgtccatgtagtagctgatatatcgtggaaatccggtagaaatgatgcactaatccagtcatgtttacatagaaacaaccgCCGCGAGactttgcttgtgagacttgcggtcacgtggatcggttgtgggcggagcttggtaaggtgcGCCCTgcactgcgcatgcgggacactttaaGGTTGTTTGCATTTCTCATTGGAGATTACATACAAGGCGCacatatttggaagtgtgaacagCACGCCAAAAAtcggatttgggtcacttcaggctgcagtgtgactGTTTACACATGAAGTGATTCCTCTGCTTAGATCTCTGCGCTGTTACCCGATAAAAGCAGATTACTGTTTGAAGATTCGTTTGTGCAAAGCATTAAATAGGTCAGCTACTAtcttttctcatgttttatctttaaagttttatcGCTCACTGGCTCCCTGCATGAACTGTGAAGATGAATGGATATTTATGCTCATATGTATGTTTTATCTGTATTATCTTTACATCTactcttttagtttttttttctcagtataTTCaccttttgttgctttgtgaTAAAATATGCTTTATACATTTAGACTCTGCCTTACAAGACaacatataatttatttgtttttgctcagcATCAGTGGTAGATGCGGTGCTGCAGGTTTTTCCtgatatgttttattgtaattttccaTTCCACAACCTTATCTGTaacacacatttctgttttggtttttgattcAGTTCATTACAGATGCCTAATTTTGTTGCATATGTGCTTCAAACAAACCTCACCTACTTGGTTCTCTATTAGGACCCGTCGATTAGAACCATCCAAAGCTGCTGTTTCTATCAGGCCCCTCATCTGGTCGCACCAGAAGAGTCGATCATCAGTGAAGTCGATGGTCAGACCAGTGGGAGACATGAGGCCGGTGCTGGCAATGATCACACGACTGCTTCCCTCCAGAGTGGCGCTTTCTACCACAGGCTGAGCGCCGGTGTCTGTCCAGAATAACTTCCTCCAGAAGTAGGTGAtccaacatgaaaaatatgGGTATCAGGTTTCATAATATTAGAAAGGTTTTCACAACTTTAGCAATGGGCATTTTtagattgtttctttttagagTTGTATTAAAGGTCAAAATCAAAGTCTATAAGtctatgtttagttttttagtttctatagctgggaaaaacaaaatcagtttaacTCACTTCGCTTGGGGATGAACGGCAATTCCTCTTGGCTTTTCCAGGCCTTCTTTCACAACAGTTTTCCTCTTCAGTCCATCTAGTGTACTGCAGTCAACAGCTGACTTTCTGCAGAGCAAATGCAATAGATACTTAAATTCTTACAAAACCCATTTCCATAAACTGACTCCTAAAATGGCTCAGTGTCAAACTGTATAGCAACAGCCAGCTTTTTGCcagcattaatttatttttctcagtaaaaTTCCTACAGTTTTTGTCATACACTGCTCACCTTCTATCAGACCAGTACATAGTGTGGTGAACCCAGTCGATTGCCAGTCCTTCTGGAGAGTCCAAACCATCAGAGACAAGAACGTCTCTTGAGCCAGTGTTCAGATCAATCCGCTCTATTGTCCTCTGGCTGGTGCTGGCGAAGTAGACCTTGAAATTCATCCcaatttttgataaaaaaagaaatgtcattgaGATGTAGAAATTAAACAAAGCAAGTCACAAAggaccactagatggcactgCACGCCAAAACATCTCGTAAGAGTGCAGTAGAACATTATGTTTGCTAAgctgtgaataaaaacaaaatgtgcgACAAAACGGATGAAAGATGAAGTTTTACACGGTGATGGACGgggtcaaagtccagagctaaGATTGTTCCTCTGGGTTCCTTCACTAGAGTTTGTTCCTCCGTCCCATCTGGGTTCATTCTTCTCACATCCATCAGATTGGCCACAATTAGATAGGCAGGAGGTCCTGAAGAATAACACACTTTATAATTAGATGCATGGCAGAAAGATATGTGGGCAGTAATATGCATGCATAAGCAGAGAGCTTCTGTATGGGCTGCTCTGACTCTGCTGCCTGCTTTGCTGCAATGGCTCACCAGTTGCAATGCAGCGTTTGCCATCTTGGTGGAGCCTGTACCCAGGAAGACATCCGCACTGCCAGCGACTCGGGGTGATGGAGGAACAGAGCTGACTGCAGCCACCTCTGTCTGCTGAAGAGCAACCTGGAGATCAGCGTTAATAACACAGAACCAGATTTACACTCTGCTTCTGAcaatttttttgcaataattttatGTATTCTCTTTATAATTGCATCAGTTTTCACCAATGAGGGACAGCAATAGAAAACTTGTTGGACATTgtgttttctataatttttcCCAGTATTCCTTTTGGTATAGTGaaaggtttattaaaaaattgaAAGACAGATTTTTTGTGTGAAGTGAGTTCAGCCTTGTATTGCACTTCCAGCCacaatttattgaaataaacggctaaaaacaaactaataattGAATCTAGTCTCAAAGCTTGTCGAATGTAACTATTTGCACCTTTAACCCTCATGttgcaaactttttttctcaagtGAATGCTAAATGCATCTGATATTAATCACTACCAGCTTCTACTAAGAACTACACTCTTTGGAGTGGACGTTGTATTTTTACTAACCTTgatgtgcaaaaataaagtcacagcTCTTAAAAAGATTTATGGAGAAATCATTTTCTACAAGGTATCCTTCAGGGTACAAAGTAAAGCTTTCTGTTATaaagcagataacaggaagtctTAACAACGTGcagtaaatttgatttaatcttttttagCTTTCAATATTTATCAGTCATGAAAAGTGCTGATTTAAAGATGTTTGCAACCTTTCAGAAATCACAGAGACTTCTGGTTTTATAATGTtcactttgtttcaaaataGTAAAACCGTGTTTTACAGCAACTGCACTCAGTGGCTGACTCCACTTCTGCTTCTAGCATGAATAATTAATATTTGCTCACAGCAGGAAGACAAGAAGaacagaagtttgtttctgttctgtctAAATGAGATTGGCCAGCTTTTTGGTTTGtgaacatttcttgttttaagatttgaaGCTCAGCTGTGGTATCGGCTATGATGAGGCTTGTTGGTTTCAGTAAAAAGTCAAATCATTAATAAGAGCAAAATGATCAAAAGGTCCCCGTGGAATacgttaaaaaatgtttttgttttacaatacaTTCTTCTGAATTACTCTAACAAGCTGAATATTCAAGCAATCAGCTTGttaaaagaaacaggaaaaatataagaggtaaaaaaaggagaaataaagagGACACTGAAATATAGAAGACAACTGGACTTCTTAtgtcttcaaaatgtttcacctCCGATCCAAAAAGCTTCTTCTGTTCTGAAAATGGTTAGAAGTAAAAGTATTATGTTATCAGAACAATCACATTAATAGGACCATGTGTCACTAGGACACTGAGTCACTAGTCCTACCAGTTATTCAGCTCAGTGTTTGGGTTGTTGTTGTCTGATGATCTGGATGTTTCCCTGAAGATGCCTTTAGAATTATTTTAGTAACAAGATTTGAAATGTTGTAAAGCCGCCTGGGAAGACGAGTCAGAGTCAGAAGCTGCTTCTTCTGGTCTTGATTATTTATGTTTACCATTAATGTCTCTCATCCCTCTAAGCCCTCTCTTTTTATAAGCTGTAACTGAACTTCTGATTCTTGACCCAATGAGTTTGCTCTCCTGTGTTGGACCATCTGTTTGTATATGTACCAGTTAAACGTCTGTTACTTCCAACCATGTTAAGAACTGAAGAAGTGTTCTGGTTGAGAGGCAACATTTCTTCACTGTCTGCTTTAGCCTACTTAAGCATTTAGAATTGACCCTGATGAACACCAAgcttaatataaatattaactttttttattaagctGAAATcttaagttgtgtttttaaatgatgttcACTGATTTATGgctaattactttttaaaactgtgaacTTATTATAAAACTAACTAATCCATGACCCAGCAATGTTTTCCAAAGTGATGGCTGCCAGGGGGCGCTAGAGAGTCCTCATAAATTGGGGAAGATGGAAAAGGGAAACAAAGCAGACAAACAAATTGAAGCTTATACATTGTTTTATCATAcatttttgattatatttttttaatctaatctttatttcaatcattattataaaataaaagttaaaataaattgttcatttttctgaCTGGCTCACAGTCAAATTTATCAAGCAGTTTTCCTCCTCAGGCTAATGAAGAAGGCAAGAAACGGACAAAATTTATGACATGAAAACGACCAAAGAAACAACAGCAGCCCTGCTGCGGAGCCTAAATACTCACGGGGAACTAATATCAGAAGGGATGAGGTAGCATTTATACTAAATGAATATAATAATTATGGAAtagtaaataaagttaaaaagcaaacaaaaaaacttctaaaAGTTGATGATTTATAacttattttgttgtattgcCTGTAGGAGGTCCTCAGCCAGAAGCCGGTGCTGTTTGGGAACCTCCTGCTGGGTAAGTTGTCATAGTTACTGGACCTAAAGTTTCTTAACTGGACCTGATTGGTGTCATATTGTCAGTACCGGTGCAAGTGTGTCCATCCTCCTGTAGAACAGATCCCTCAGGACAAACACACATGGCCCCATCTTCTGTTGCTATGCAACCATGTCCACACTTTATGATGCCGCCACATGGTGTTATTTCTGTAAAAGCAATTTAATAACAAACAGTTTAAATTAACATCAGAACAGGTTTGGAATAATTATGCAGAGgtttaaaatgtgaatgaatGCAGGAAATGTTGCATGTTTAAGACTTTCCAGCCTGTTTTAGGGCCTCGCTGGTGGTAGATGAGCTGGATGGACGTCAAGCTCCTCAGGCCCCGCTCTGGTGAAATCCCTTTATGAAATCAGGTCTAATCCCATTAAAATAGTAGAAAATGTGAgaagctcacacacacagagtgatgTAATGTTAGCTCACAAGAGAACGAGTGAAAGTGGGTGAGAGATGTCGAGGCAGGTTGTGATTCTGATGTGGAAAGTTAAATTCCTTCTGCTGAAAAGTGTTTCTGTGGCAAATGCTCTTGACATTTTTGGGGGTTAGATTTAGGATGTGGCAAACTCCTgtatttttttgaaagtttgAATTTTGCATAAGACCAACATGATGACGCTACATTGTTATGCTTCCTCCTTGTAATCTCTGCTCTCATCTCTATTGTCTAACATGTTGCTTGATCACATGTTTCTTCTCCACTGGACCTTGGCAAAGGTTGTCCACTAAATACCTTCAACAGACAAAGCTGCTGACAAGATATGTTCCTTATTGCAAATGTCCCCTCACCGTCTAATCCCATTGTGCCTGGGAACCTCTCCTATTGTGCAGCGAGATTAGGGAAGAAGAGATTAGGAGTAGAGTCGGACCGATATAGCACACAGGCAGTTTTATCTGCTAATACTGGCCCATCACACAGTCTCTTGTTTGTAAAACT
This genomic interval carries:
- the egf gene encoding pro-epidermal growth factor; translation: MSLGGKNHRRLAAGTGSSILLDFHFREERLYWADRRTGIIYKASVQGAHRQKLYSSDKHISGLTVDWIGNGIFWTSSRKGEIKKMDLNGKNERTILRHLSQPSFINVDPTHRFLFWLSGGSEIQRSDLSGQMKMTVLKLEEQLEALSVDRGDKRLFWVQLGLQGERAVASCDYSGNSLHIMDLPLQSQSLGISVFLENVYYADAAAGIIRKINKYTGGRPVDVNDKPMVKPPVDIKVVHPIIQPMADTSSLFPGCNDQSGSCVNVCSRLEEQGVCQCSEGFALSNHGTHCEDVNECAHWNHGCSLGCENIPGSYFCTCPRGYTLLPDRKTCREITPCGGIIKCGHGCIATEDGAMCVCPEGSVLQEDGHTCTGCSSADRGGCSQLCSSITPSRWQCGCLPGYRLHQDGKRCIATGPPAYLIVANLMDVRRMNPDGTEEQTLVKEPRGTILALDFDPVHHRVYFASTSQRTIERIDLNTGSRDVLVSDGLDSPEGLAIDWVHHTMYWSDRRKSAVDCSTLDGLKRKTVVKEGLEKPRGIAVHPQAKKLFWTDTGAQPVVESATLEGSSRVIIASTGLMSPTGLTIDFTDDRLFWCDQMRGLIETAALDGSNRRVLIENQVGRPFDLAVFEDRLWISEWEHQQIRSVHKRTGQKLQRIRGNLVQPASVVVVHPLAKPGANACLHLNGGCAQKCESNQGLSHCSCLPHFTLSADGKSCLSVSSSNVTAESGDETSNLTSLRNKTLHEESIIPLVGDNRKAGFISDGGTEPALFTEKMIADQNDCYSLHCAVSARCVLEAGNPLCLCQEGFTGDGQTCLALESTSPKVTSQTPMDVTTQHHNSNAAEKCPPSHDAYCLYHGVCVYFPELKIYACNCIRGYLGERCQFSDLEWLELQQAEKEKERNLVIGGCMVALIFIISITACITYCFRSRRLVLKQTSEDNVSEISVTDESMSETTTTSVPRFYMVTENGVIHPDPRRAACSPCATETAIKPMSEHPASIFKHDKEYGNLKLPDATTETAQPAAHRLSPSPSNSNTDNSSSVKPETQ